The following coding sequences are from one Novosphingobium sp. KACC 22771 window:
- a CDS encoding MFS transporter: MDLPAGEPRSFRLIALVIASALLMQQLDATVLAIAMPAMARDLHVPASWLSVGLTSYLVSLAIFIPASGYMADRWGARRIYCAAIVVFLLGSVGCAQVNGLGGLVLARMVQGLGGALMMPVGRLILIRCTPRDQLMAALSWLVMPALVGPILGPPLGGFIITWLDWRWIFYINLPVGLLGLVLAFWLMPPMPGGAAVPFDGKGFVLSGAALGCGVFGLELVSRAWGGPLAWALLMAGALWGWAYVRHARGLAGALLDLSLLRIPSFGLSAAAGNLIRIAQGAQPFLLALMLQTGFHLSAASAGVIAMAGAVGAVVMKPLAPRIIGHFGYRSSLSVAGVVSSLGYGALAFWQEGWPIGAMMAILGVTGLFTSLGFTGYNTVAFLNVPPERMSAATSLYATIQQLCFSLGICIAGVVLEIVGRVDVAGGGVMAYRAAFLTVAAVSAWALMFNLRLANRY; encoded by the coding sequence ATGGACCTGCCAGCGGGCGAGCCGCGCAGCTTTCGTCTGATCGCGCTGGTGATTGCCTCTGCGCTGTTGATGCAGCAACTGGACGCTACGGTGCTGGCCATTGCCATGCCCGCCATGGCGCGCGATCTTCATGTGCCTGCTTCCTGGCTCAGCGTGGGCCTGACCTCCTATCTGGTCTCGCTGGCGATTTTCATTCCGGCCAGCGGGTATATGGCGGATCGCTGGGGCGCGCGGCGGATCTATTGCGCGGCCATTGTGGTGTTTCTGCTGGGCTCGGTCGGCTGTGCGCAGGTCAATGGGCTGGGCGGGCTGGTTCTGGCGCGCATGGTTCAGGGGCTGGGCGGGGCGCTGATGATGCCGGTGGGACGGCTGATCCTCATCCGTTGCACCCCGCGTGATCAATTGATGGCGGCGCTCTCCTGGCTGGTGATGCCCGCTCTGGTGGGGCCAATTCTGGGGCCGCCGCTGGGGGGCTTTATCATCACCTGGCTGGACTGGCGCTGGATTTTCTACATCAACCTGCCCGTCGGCCTGCTGGGGCTGGTGCTGGCGTTCTGGCTGATGCCGCCGATGCCCGGCGGGGCCGCCGTTCCCTTTGACGGCAAGGGTTTTGTCCTCTCGGGCGCGGCGCTGGGCTGCGGAGTGTTCGGGCTTGAACTGGTCAGCCGCGCATGGGGAGGTCCGCTGGCCTGGGCCTTGCTGATGGCCGGGGCGCTGTGGGGCTGGGCCTATGTCCGCCATGCGCGGGGGCTGGCGGGCGCGCTGCTCGATCTGTCGCTGCTGCGCATTCCTTCGTTCGGGCTGTCGGCGGCGGCGGGCAATCTCATCCGCATTGCGCAGGGCGCGCAGCCCTTTCTGCTGGCGCTGATGCTGCAAACCGGGTTTCACCTCTCGGCGGCCTCTGCCGGGGTGATCGCCATGGCGGGCGCGGTGGGGGCGGTGGTGATGAAGCCGCTGGCCCCGCGCATAATTGGCCATTTCGGCTATCGCAGCAGTCTGAGCGTGGCGGGTGTGGTCTCCAGCCTTGGCTATGGTGCGCTGGCCTTTTGGCAGGAAGGTTGGCCGATCGGGGCGATGATGGCCATTCTGGGCGTGACCGGCCTGTTCACCTCGCTGGGGTTTACCGGATACAATACGGTGGCCTTCCTCAACGTTCCGCCCGAGAGGATGAGCGCGGCCACCAGTCTCTATGCCACGATCCAGCAATTGTGCTTTTCGCTGGGTATCTGCATCGCGGGCGTGGTGCTGGAAATCGTCGGGCGGGTGGATGTGGCGGGCGGCGGCGTCATGGCCTATCGCGCCGCCTTTCTCACGGTGGCGGCGGTTTCGGCCTGGGCGCTGATGTTCAATCTGCGGCTGGCAAACCGCTATTGA
- a CDS encoding TonB-dependent receptor: MKISRLALVAGLLAAPAVARADDADPARQTIVVEGRADPLDLKATSSTGSRLGLTALETPATVQAITAADIEQRGLRTAREAFADVPGAISGNVPGNPAVVMMRGFSGNAVSILQDGVRVSTSTVVQRDTNTWHFDRIEVIKGPASVLQGEGALGGIINKVTRKPTLDASHFDGLLSYGSFNTLNAAGGVNVKLSDKAAIRADVSQLSSDSLYDVAGNKIRSLGLTASLLVKPIEPVSILLAVDHYNDRANGTYQGAPLVQAATARQASNIVTTTNGLVLDRALARVNYNPDGGTSGADETTLRSRIDWAIGGGWALGVDLTYYTARRDFILSDTQTYAAPSTGYPGGSFLRTLQRFYHDHQFWNARAALSNDGVIAGLRNRATIGLEYNHTNFTSLRQSAPNTAVSRVDPYAPIVGTFPTADSVYTAGNQFFDSRLNTTSIFAEDALNLTKDWLLVGGIRTDSIDLNRQVTNYLVTPNSLQSANPRYHPLSWRIGTTYAVTPGLTLYAQHSTAAVPVSSMLLQSIVNTAFRITKGHSWEAGFKGSAWGGKLSATGAVYYIKQNDILTRDPLNPSLSVQGGSQSSRGAELSVEGWLSKQLSAGGSIGYVEAKYDQLIEAGGAVRTGNRPINTPTTTLSGRISYAIPHTPFSVNGIVRHASGFFTDTANSIHVAGHTTLDASVVAEIRKGVRVTLRGRNLTNAFYGEYSGYPTTNIYIGAPRSVELALGVHF; encoded by the coding sequence ATGAAAATATCACGCCTTGCGCTGGTGGCGGGCCTGCTGGCCGCGCCCGCCGTTGCGCGCGCCGATGACGCAGATCCGGCCCGCCAGACAATCGTGGTCGAAGGCCGCGCCGATCCGCTTGATCTCAAAGCCACCTCCAGCACCGGCAGCCGCCTCGGCCTGACCGCGCTGGAAACCCCCGCTACGGTTCAGGCGATCACCGCCGCCGATATCGAGCAGCGCGGCCTGCGCACCGCGCGCGAGGCCTTTGCCGATGTGCCGGGCGCGATTTCCGGCAATGTGCCGGGCAATCCGGCGGTGGTGATGATGCGCGGCTTTTCCGGCAATGCCGTCTCGATCCTGCAGGATGGCGTGCGCGTTTCCACCTCCACCGTGGTCCAGCGCGACACCAACACATGGCATTTCGACCGGATCGAGGTCATCAAAGGCCCCGCCAGCGTGCTGCAGGGCGAAGGCGCGCTGGGCGGCATCATCAACAAGGTGACGCGCAAGCCGACGCTGGACGCCAGCCACTTCGACGGCCTGCTGTCCTATGGCAGCTTCAACACGCTGAACGCGGCGGGCGGCGTCAATGTCAAACTGTCGGACAAGGCGGCGATCCGGGCCGATGTCAGCCAGCTTTCCTCCGACAGCCTGTATGATGTGGCCGGCAACAAGATCCGCTCCTTGGGCCTGACGGCCAGCCTGCTGGTAAAGCCGATAGAGCCGGTGAGTATTTTGCTGGCGGTCGATCATTACAATGACCGCGCCAATGGCACGTATCAGGGCGCCCCGCTCGTGCAGGCGGCAACCGCGCGGCAGGCGAGCAACATCGTGACGACCACCAACGGCCTTGTGCTCGACCGGGCCCTGGCGCGGGTAAATTACAACCCCGATGGCGGCACATCGGGCGCGGATGAGACCACTTTGCGCAGCCGGATCGATTGGGCCATCGGCGGCGGATGGGCGCTGGGGGTGGATCTGACCTATTACACGGCGCGGCGTGATTTCATCCTGTCCGACACGCAGACCTACGCCGCCCCTTCCACCGGCTATCCCGGCGGCAGTTTTCTGCGCACGCTCCAGCGGTTCTATCACGACCATCAGTTCTGGAACGCCCGCGCGGCCCTGTCCAACGATGGCGTAATCGCGGGACTTCGCAACCGCGCCACCATCGGGCTGGAATATAACCACACCAATTTCACCAGCCTGCGCCAGAGCGCGCCCAATACGGCGGTATCGCGCGTCGATCCCTATGCGCCGATCGTGGGCACCTTTCCCACGGCGGACAGCGTTTACACAGCGGGCAACCAATTCTTCGATTCCCGCCTCAACACCACCAGTATCTTTGCCGAGGATGCGCTGAACCTGACGAAAGACTGGCTGCTGGTGGGCGGCATCCGCACCGACAGCATCGACCTCAACCGGCAGGTGACGAACTATCTTGTCACGCCCAACAGCCTCCAGAGCGCCAATCCCCGGTACCATCCCCTGTCATGGCGGATCGGCACCACCTATGCCGTCACGCCCGGTCTGACGCTCTATGCCCAGCATTCGACCGCCGCCGTGCCGGTCTCGTCCATGCTGCTGCAAAGCATCGTCAACACCGCCTTCCGCATCACCAAGGGCCATTCGTGGGAAGCCGGTTTCAAGGGCAGCGCATGGGGCGGCAAACTCTCGGCCACGGGCGCGGTTTACTATATCAAGCAGAATGACATCCTCACTCGCGATCCGCTCAACCCCTCGCTGAGCGTTCAGGGCGGCAGCCAATCTTCGCGCGGGGCGGAATTGAGCGTGGAGGGCTGGCTAAGCAAACAATTGAGCGCGGGCGGCAGCATCGGCTATGTCGAGGCGAAATATGATCAGTTGATCGAAGCGGGCGGCGCGGTGCGCACCGGCAACCGGCCCATCAACACGCCCACCACCACGCTGTCCGGCCGGATCAGCTATGCCATCCCGCATACGCCTTTCAGCGTGAACGGCATTGTCCGCCATGCCTCGGGCTTTTTCACCGATACGGCCAACAGCATCCATGTGGCGGGCCACACGACGCTCGATGCCTCTGTGGTGGCGGAAATCCGCAAGGGAGTGCGCGTGACGCTGCGCGGGCGCAATCTGACCAACGCGTTTTACGGCGAATATTCCGGCTATCCCACCACCAACATCTACATCGGCGCCCCGCGCAGCGTCGAGCTGGCCTTGGGCGTCCATTTCTGA
- a CDS encoding ABC transporter transmembrane domain-containing protein has product MAKQNVGLRQVARWIGLILGPDGPYLRMALMYGAAISLLSLATPISVQLLINAVANIALPAPLFTLSAILFGLLLLAGLLSALRVHVMALFERRFFARMMAEITLRAVHARNPFFHDARHGDLFNRFFDMATVQKALTSLLVGGFAIVLQGAVGLVVTSFYHPFFLAFNVLLVTLIALILMVWARGAFTTAIAVSHSKHAAAHWLDGVGGSNGFYKSSRHMHFAIDQSEALTADYVAKHRAHFRYTFTQTICLLLLYACASAGLLTMGGMLIIAGELSIGQLVAAELILSGVFYGIAQLGNYLEIFYDLVGGLEELSLFWDVSQESPPKPDAPALPNGAIAFRHVELGDHHLNFTVASGEQLAILAAPGVDRAVSVLLKRLDTPARGLITVGGADIGTYDMLRLRSDVVVLDRPTIVDLSLRDYLSLASGDRHETMMDALDLVGLADRVGQLPQGMDTMLSPLGWPLAVGETMALKLAGALLARPKVLVLSPLYDLLPPDRLDRVLEHLRQTGTSVLQFTGRPEGLRRDGWLWLGNREQIRGAQWEDIRSAAQRASGLGMEARA; this is encoded by the coding sequence ATGGCCAAACAGAATGTGGGATTGCGGCAGGTGGCCCGGTGGATCGGGTTGATATTGGGGCCGGACGGCCCTTATTTGCGCATGGCGCTGATGTATGGCGCGGCCATTTCGCTGCTTTCGCTGGCCACGCCCATCTCGGTGCAGTTGCTCATCAATGCCGTGGCCAATATCGCGCTGCCCGCGCCGCTCTTCACGCTCTCGGCCATCCTGTTTGGCCTGCTGTTGCTGGCGGGCCTGTTAAGCGCGCTGCGAGTCCATGTGATGGCCCTGTTTGAACGGCGCTTTTTCGCCCGGATGATGGCGGAGATCACGCTGCGCGCGGTCCATGCCCGCAATCCCTTCTTTCACGATGCCCGCCATGGCGATCTCTTCAACCGCTTCTTTGACATGGCCACGGTGCAAAAGGCGCTGACCAGCCTGCTGGTGGGCGGCTTTGCCATTGTGCTGCAAGGCGCGGTGGGACTGGTGGTGACCAGTTTCTACCACCCCTTCTTTCTGGCCTTCAACGTGCTGCTGGTCACGCTGATCGCGCTGATCCTGATGGTCTGGGCGCGCGGAGCCTTTACCACGGCCATTGCCGTCAGCCATTCCAAACATGCCGCCGCCCATTGGCTGGACGGCGTGGGCGGATCGAACGGCTTTTACAAATCCAGCCGCCACATGCATTTCGCCATCGACCAGTCCGAAGCGCTGACCGCCGATTACGTGGCCAAGCATCGCGCCCATTTCCGTTATACGTTTACCCAGACCATCTGCCTGCTGCTGCTCTATGCCTGCGCCAGCGCGGGTCTGCTGACGATGGGCGGCATGCTGATCATCGCGGGTGAGCTTTCCATCGGCCAATTGGTCGCCGCCGAGCTGATCCTGTCGGGCGTGTTCTATGGCATCGCCCAATTGGGCAATTATCTGGAAATCTTCTACGATCTGGTCGGCGGGCTGGAGGAGCTTTCACTGTTCTGGGATGTCTCGCAGGAGAGCCCGCCCAAGCCCGATGCGCCCGCGCTGCCCAATGGCGCGATTGCCTTTCGCCATGTCGAATTGGGCGATCATCACCTGAACTTCACCGTGGCCAGCGGCGAGCAACTGGCCATTCTGGCCGCGCCGGGGGTGGACCGGGCCGTTTCGGTGCTGCTCAAGCGGCTCGATACGCCCGCGCGCGGCCTGATCACCGTGGGCGGGGCCGATATCGGCACCTATGACATGCTGCGCCTGCGCTCGGATGTGGTGGTGCTTGATCGCCCCACCATCGTCGATCTTTCCTTGCGCGATTATCTCTCGCTGGCCAGCGGCGACCGCCATGAAACCATGATGGACGCGCTCGATCTGGTCGGGCTGGCCGACCGGGTGGGCCAATTGCCGCAGGGCATGGACACGATGCTCTCGCCGCTGGGCTGGCCGCTGGCGGTGGGGGAAACGATGGCGCTCAAACTGGCGGGCGCGCTGCTGGCGCGGCCCAAGGTGCTGGTGCTCTCGCCGCTCTATGACCTCTTGCCCCCCGACCGGCTGGACCGCGTGCTGGAGCATCTGCGCCAGACGGGAACCAGCGTTTTGCAATTCACCGGGCGGCCCGAAGGGCTGCGGCGCGACGGCTGGCTGTGGCTGGGCAATCGCGAACAGATCCGGGGCGCACAATGGGAGGATATTCGCTCGGCTGCACAAAGGGCCTCTGGCCTTGGCATGGAGGCGCGGGCATGA
- a CDS encoding DUF2946 family protein → MTSFRAFFLSHARLAALLVALALCMKALIPAGYMLGGETRTITVQICADSIGHQITRQIEIGIRDHDSKSHDKAKADAPCAFAALSHGALGGADPIQLALALLFLLTLGFAPVIPNAPQRVHYLRPPLRGPPALA, encoded by the coding sequence ATGACGTCATTTCGCGCCTTTTTTCTGTCCCACGCCCGCCTGGCCGCTTTGCTGGTCGCGCTGGCCTTGTGCATGAAAGCGCTGATTCCCGCCGGTTACATGCTGGGCGGGGAAACAAGGACGATCACGGTTCAGATCTGTGCCGACTCGATCGGCCACCAGATCACCCGGCAAATCGAAATCGGCATCAGGGATCACGACTCCAAGAGCCATGACAAGGCCAAGGCCGACGCCCCCTGCGCCTTTGCCGCGCTGAGCCATGGCGCGCTGGGCGGGGCCGATCCGATCCAACTGGCGCTGGCGCTGCTGTTCCTGCTGACGCTCGGCTTTGCGCCGGTTATCCCGAATGCGCCTCAGCGCGTCCATTATCTGCGCCCGCCTCTGCGCGGACCGCCTGCACTGGCCTGA
- a CDS encoding TonB-dependent receptor plug domain-containing protein: MINNTAKRAYIHGAALMPVAIALLMSTPALAQQAAPAPVETPAETPAAPDTVPANAADAGIVVTGSRVATGFKAPTPVTITTTEQLRASAPTNLADGLNQLPVFNGSTKTSSPSTTNSRGGNSGQNLLNLRGLGAQRTLVLLDGRRMPATNSGGSVDINILPQGLISRVDVVTGGASAAYGSDAVAGVVNFVLDTKFKGLKAEVLGGVSGHGDLPSVGGSVAFGTSGADDRFHFIAGADYFHQDGLRADQNTGRAWFDNNAGLIANPVAGAFPRNLIIPSIRSSAGTYGGLISAGPLRGTQFLPGGVSAPFNYGTNTGTAFQSGGDGARANIGLMPTQTRYNAFARAEFDLSPAATIFAEGLYANSHTTQGAFVSQNTGSSAAYTIYRDNAYLPADVLARMVTAGVQSFQMGRFEGELPLSENESKISVYHGSLGVRGALGGSWKYDASYTFGQTDQELRSNNLTIARNLYASADAVRDPVSGRIVCRSTLAGLDPGCTPRNLFGPQAANQAITDYVTGDNVLNLRLRQQVVSANIRGDLGDKIQLAGPIAVAAGVEYRKETARQTTDALSPTRIDFTGIRGGPSALNGRQGPYRFFNPLPFSGQYDIREGYLEVAVPVLKDVPFARSLDLNGAVRYADYSTSGGVTTWKLGGSWQINQALRLRGTVSRDIRAPNLLELYNPATQLNGNVVYNGVQTAQVNFATGNPNLRPEKALTTTFGAVFQPDWLPGFSASVDYYKIKLDDAITTLTEQRVVDECAAGNQVQCANITVLPSGSLSIQRPNLNLAAQTVAGIDFELGYKTTLAGGKLNLRLVGNHGLQNNSQSPGSPVLEGLGETTTPKWSGVAQATWTKGDLSLFVQERFISAAKLRADWVEGVDVNINHTPAVFYTNVTGTYNLHLGGGNQQIYLSVANLFDRDPPLSPPPVTTFTTAASSAYDPIGRYMTMGVRVSF, from the coding sequence GTGATCAACAACACCGCGAAACGCGCATATATTCATGGGGCGGCGCTGATGCCGGTTGCCATCGCTCTGCTGATGTCGACCCCCGCGCTGGCCCAGCAGGCGGCCCCGGCGCCCGTCGAAACGCCGGCCGAAACGCCCGCCGCACCCGACACCGTCCCGGCCAATGCCGCCGATGCCGGGATCGTCGTGACAGGCAGCCGCGTTGCCACCGGCTTCAAGGCGCCCACTCCGGTCACCATCACCACCACCGAGCAATTGCGCGCCTCGGCCCCAACCAATCTGGCCGATGGTCTCAACCAATTGCCTGTCTTTAACGGCAGCACCAAGACATCGAGCCCGTCCACCACCAACAGCCGCGGCGGCAACAGCGGCCAGAACCTGCTCAACCTGCGCGGTCTGGGCGCCCAGCGCACGCTGGTCCTGCTGGACGGCCGCCGCATGCCCGCCACCAACAGCGGCGGCTCGGTCGATATCAACATTCTGCCCCAGGGGCTGATCAGCCGGGTCGATGTGGTGACGGGCGGCGCATCGGCGGCCTATGGCTCGGACGCGGTGGCGGGCGTGGTCAACTTTGTGCTCGACACCAAGTTCAAGGGGCTGAAGGCCGAGGTGCTGGGCGGTGTGTCGGGCCATGGCGATTTGCCCTCGGTGGGCGGATCGGTGGCCTTTGGCACGTCGGGCGCCGATGACCGTTTCCATTTCATCGCCGGGGCCGATTATTTCCATCAGGATGGCCTGCGCGCCGATCAGAACACCGGGCGGGCATGGTTTGACAACAATGCGGGCCTGATCGCCAATCCGGTGGCGGGCGCCTTTCCGCGCAATCTGATCATCCCCTCGATCCGCAGCTCGGCGGGCACCTATGGCGGCCTGATCTCGGCCGGGCCGCTCCGGGGCACGCAATTTCTGCCCGGCGGCGTTTCGGCGCCCTTCAATTACGGCACCAACACCGGAACGGCCTTTCAAAGCGGCGGTGACGGTGCGCGGGCGAATATCGGCCTGATGCCCACGCAAACCCGCTATAACGCCTTTGCCCGCGCCGAATTCGACCTTTCCCCCGCGGCCACCATCTTTGCCGAGGGGCTTTACGCCAACAGCCACACCACCCAGGGCGCCTTTGTCAGCCAGAACACGGGGTCGAGCGCGGCCTATACGATCTATCGCGACAATGCCTATCTGCCCGCCGATGTGCTGGCGCGGATGGTGACGGCGGGTGTCCAGTCGTTCCAGATGGGCCGGTTTGAAGGCGAATTGCCGCTGTCGGAAAATGAATCGAAGATCAGCGTCTATCACGGATCGCTGGGCGTGCGCGGCGCGCTGGGCGGGTCGTGGAAGTATGACGCCAGCTATACTTTCGGCCAGACCGATCAGGAACTGCGTTCGAACAACCTGACCATTGCGCGCAATCTCTATGCCTCGGCCGATGCGGTGCGCGATCCGGTGTCGGGGCGGATTGTCTGCCGCTCGACGCTGGCGGGGCTTGATCCGGGCTGTACGCCGCGCAACCTGTTCGGCCCGCAGGCCGCCAATCAGGCCATCACCGATTATGTGACCGGCGACAATGTGCTCAACCTGCGCCTGCGCCAGCAGGTGGTGTCGGCCAACATCCGCGGCGATCTGGGCGACAAGATCCAGTTGGCCGGGCCGATCGCGGTGGCCGCCGGTGTGGAATACCGCAAGGAAACCGCCCGCCAGACCACCGATGCGCTCTCGCCCACCCGTATTGATTTCACCGGCATCCGGGGCGGCCCATCGGCGCTCAACGGCCGTCAGGGGCCCTATCGCTTCTTCAACCCCCTGCCGTTTTCGGGTCAGTATGACATCCGCGAAGGCTATCTCGAAGTCGCCGTGCCGGTGCTCAAGGATGTGCCCTTTGCCCGCTCGCTCGATCTGAACGGCGCGGTGCGCTATGCCGATTACAGCACCTCGGGCGGCGTGACGACATGGAAGCTGGGCGGCAGTTGGCAGATCAATCAGGCGCTGCGTTTGCGCGGCACGGTGTCGCGCGATATTCGTGCGCCCAATCTGCTCGAACTCTACAATCCGGCCACGCAATTGAACGGCAATGTGGTCTACAACGGCGTCCAGACCGCGCAGGTCAATTTCGCCACCGGCAACCCCAACCTGCGGCCAGAAAAGGCGCTGACCACCACCTTTGGCGCGGTGTTCCAGCCCGACTGGCTGCCCGGCTTCTCGGCCTCGGTCGATTATTACAAGATCAAGCTGGATGATGCGATCACCACCCTGACCGAGCAGCGCGTGGTGGATGAATGCGCGGCGGGCAATCAGGTGCAATGCGCCAACATCACCGTGCTGCCCTCCGGCTCGCTCAGCATCCAGCGGCCCAACCTCAATCTGGCCGCGCAGACCGTGGCCGGGATCGACTTTGAACTGGGCTACAAGACCACGCTGGCGGGCGGCAAGCTGAACCTGCGCCTGGTGGGCAATCACGGGCTGCAGAACAACTCGCAATCGCCCGGTTCGCCGGTGCTCGAAGGGCTGGGGGAAACAACCACGCCCAAATGGAGCGGCGTGGCGCAGGCCACCTGGACCAAGGGCGATCTCTCGCTCTTTGTGCAGGAACGCTTCATCAGCGCGGCCAAGCTGCGCGCGGATTGGGTTGAAGGAGTTGACGTGAACATCAATCACACGCCCGCCGTGTTCTATACCAACGTGACGGGCACCTATAATCTCCACCTGGGCGGCGGCAATCAGCAGATCTATCTGTCGGTCGCCAATCTGTTCGACCGCGATCCTCCGCTCTCGCCGCCCCCCGTCACCACCTTCACCACGGCCGCCAGCAGCGCCTACGATCCCATCGGTCGCTATATGACCATGGGCGTTCGGGTCAGCTTCTGA
- a CDS encoding PepSY-associated TM helix domain-containing protein, with product MAAPIRKAVRQVHLWMGLTLGALFVLLGLTGSALVFYQSIDRALHPEIQVAALGPAPDPASPVWDRALATLRAQWPERAGAWRFELTGEPGPIPVRYEMPGMGHGGHRTMVWLSPDGARVLREDVWGRYLMTWIYDLHMELLGGEAGRAIVGWSGLAIFALIMVTGVWAWWPRNGGRGDWRKALRYASGAALTRRLRDMHKLAGLIGLPLLGVLVITGVMLALPDESNAVLRPVFGPVDRPPKMSLMRDHGPRLPIAQAVAIAMHALPSARIVWIEVPPVGQGVYKFRMKTAHDPSMRFPHSYVFVDPVDGHVMAVQNADRAGPTTTINNWLHCLHDASVLGLFTRWLAVAMGLFPAFLFITGLWRWMERRSSAQRRPTPGSRINSGLPAAD from the coding sequence ATGGCCGCGCCGATCCGCAAAGCGGTGCGTCAGGTGCATCTCTGGATGGGCCTGACGCTGGGGGCGCTGTTTGTGCTGCTGGGCCTGACCGGATCGGCGCTGGTGTTCTATCAGAGCATCGACCGGGCGCTGCATCCTGAAATTCAGGTCGCGGCGCTTGGCCCTGCCCCCGATCCCGCCTCGCCGGTGTGGGACCGCGCTCTGGCAACCCTGCGCGCGCAATGGCCGGAGCGCGCGGGCGCATGGCGGTTTGAACTGACGGGCGAGCCCGGCCCCATCCCTGTCCGCTATGAAATGCCGGGCATGGGCCATGGCGGGCATCGGACCATGGTCTGGCTCTCGCCCGATGGAGCGCGGGTTTTGCGCGAGGATGTCTGGGGCCGTTATCTGATGACCTGGATCTATGACCTCCACATGGAACTGCTGGGCGGCGAGGCCGGGCGGGCGATTGTGGGGTGGAGCGGGCTGGCCATCTTCGCGTTGATTATGGTCACGGGCGTTTGGGCATGGTGGCCCAGAAACGGCGGGCGTGGCGATTGGCGCAAGGCTCTACGTTATGCCAGCGGGGCGGCGCTGACCCGGCGCTTGCGGGATATGCACAAGCTGGCGGGGCTGATCGGCCTGCCCCTGCTGGGCGTGCTGGTGATAACGGGCGTGATGCTGGCGCTGCCCGATGAAAGCAATGCGGTGCTGCGCCCCGTGTTTGGCCCGGTTGATCGCCCGCCTAAAATGAGCCTGATGCGCGATCATGGCCCGCGCCTCCCCATCGCGCAGGCCGTCGCCATCGCCATGCACGCCCTGCCCTCGGCCCGGATCGTGTGGATCGAGGTGCCGCCCGTCGGCCAAGGCGTCTATAAATTCCGCATGAAGACCGCGCATGATCCCTCGATGCGTTTTCCCCACTCCTATGTCTTTGTCGATCCGGTCGACGGGCACGTGATGGCGGTACAGAACGCCGACCGAGCAGGCCCGACCACCACCATCAACAACTGGCTCCACTGTCTGCACGATGCCAGCGTGCTGGGCCTGTTCACGCGGTGGCTGGCCGTGGCGATGGGGTTGTTCCCGGCCTTTCTGTTTATCACCGGATTGTGGCGGTGGATGGAGCGCCGGAGTAGCGCGCAACGCCGCCCCACGCCCGGCTCCCGCATCAATAGCGGTTTGCCAGCCGCAGATTGA